One stretch of Paroedura picta isolate Pp20150507F chromosome 13, Ppicta_v3.0, whole genome shotgun sequence DNA includes these proteins:
- the SSH1 gene encoding protein phosphatase Slingshot homolog 1 isoform X4, which produces MHIFKPVSVQAMWSALQILHKACEVARRYNYFPGGLALVWATYYESCIASDQSCINEWNAMQDLESTRPDSPALYVDKPTERERAERLIKAKLRSIMMSKDLENVTSKEIRNELEKQMSCNLKEFKEFIDNEMLLILGQMDKPSLIFDHLYLGSEWNASNLEELRGSGVDYILNVTREIDNFFPGLFAYHNIRVYDEETTDLLAHWNEAYHFINKAKKNRSKCLVHCKMGVSRSASTVIAYAMKEFGWSLEKAYNYVRQKRSIARPNAGFMRQLLEYEGILDASKQRHNKLWKQQSDDRLPQNSDGSSSSDAFLMENLEVDLDLPCQPTCVDPRVNQEAVSFHYCFRRLSDSLPGNRESFFQVEDTERDVLLEEADVAADLHFPGFSEKAEVEKLKGKERAEVSDLGEKPAKKKSEISLLKDVAMPSLAVTEEEAPQVEKPIERWKRRSSVQEEESRLNCENLNNNNSKRSCPEDFEHDAIFGILNKVKPSYQSCASCMYSSASTSAEAFGESCENLHPVPPCHNSTVCTQPSFLSHGAPVFLEQALHQSPPLAIRGAKANALPLELVESNLQDDDAGKPLASWPFETLEKTKDIPKTLAAALPGQRNSLCDRNALFSEVLKEDSSPRKEVRQTKDLKYLLFSKDLDKPPNNSYLMQHQESLIQLQKAGLVRKHTKELERLKSLPSDTVGQAKESLGSSTEAAIPEETPDLVAQQHPLPLRELPQDKENNPEKLQKTFLAAGVSQKTSTPIFCKADHMSSFTKDFLKTICYTPSSSRSSNLTRSSSSDSLHSVRGKPGLVKQRTQEIETRLRLAGLTVSSPLKRSNSLAKLGSLNLSSDDLSSDVEASALTDLKEAKLSEASVPCNLRSTLKNTELGPRLSGESTVGKLKSTLGEGKS; this is translated from the exons ATGCATATCTTCAAGCCGGTCTCTGTGCAAGCCATGTG GTCTGCCCTGCAGATCCTCCACAAGGCTTGCGAGGTTGCTCGGCGGTACAACTACTTCCCGGGAGGGTTGGCGCTGGTCTGGGCCACCTACTATGAGAGCTGCATTGCCTCTGACCAGAGCTGCATCAACGAGTGGAATGCCATGCAGGACCTGGAGTCGACTCGCCCGGATTCACCGGCGCTATACGTGGACAA GCCAACGGAGCGGGAGCGGGCTGAACGCCTCATCAAGGCCAAACTGCGGAGTATAATGATGAGCAAAGATCTGGAAAATGTGACCTCTAAGGAA ATACGGAATGAGCTGGAGAAACAGATGAGCTGCAACCTGAAAGAATTCAAGGAGTTCATTGACAACGAGATGCTGCTTATCCTTGGGCAGATGGACAAGCCCTCCCTCATTTTTGATCATCTGTACCTG GGCTCTGAATGGAATGCCTCCAACCTGGAGGAACTCCGGGGCTCCGG TGTCGACTACATCTTAAACGTCACCAGGGAGATCGATAACTTCTTCCCTGGCTTGTTTGCGTACCACAACATCCGAGTCTACGATGAAGAGACAACGGACCTTCTTGCCCACTGGAATGAGGCATACCACTTTATAAATAAGGCCAA GAAAAATCGCTCCAAGTGTCTGGTCCATTGCAAGATGGGCGTGAGTCGCTCTGCCTCTACAGTCATAGCCTATGCCATGAAGGAATTTGGCTGGTCCTTGGAAAAAGCCTACAATTATGTGAGGCAGAAGCGCAGCATCGCGAGGCCAAACGCCGGCTTCATGAGGCAGCTCTTGGAATACGAAGGCATTTTGGATGCCAG TAAACAGCGTCACAACAAGCTGTGGAAGCAGCAGTCAGACGACCGCCTCCCCCAGAACTCAGATGGTTCCAGCAGTTCTGATGCCTTCCTGATGGAGAACCTCGAGGTTGACCTTGACCTTCCTTGCCAGCCTACGTGTGTAGATCCAAGAGTGAACCAGGAAGCTGTGAGCTTCCATTACTGCTTCCGACGCCTCTCTGACTCTCTGCCTGGTAACAGGGAATCCTTTTTCCAGGTAGAGGACACAGAGAGAGACGTGCTTCTGGAGGAGGCTGATGTGGCAGCAGATCTCCACTTTCCAGGCTTCTCAGAAAAGGCTGAGGTGGAAAAATTGAAAGGCAAGGAGAGGGCAGAGGTCTCTGACCTCGGAGAGAAACCGGCCAAGAAGAAATCTGAGATCAGCCTCCTGAAAGATGTGGCCATGCCCAGTCTTGCTGTCACAGAAGAGGAAGCCCCCCAAGTGGAGAAGCCCATTGAAAGGTGGAAGCGGCGCTCCTctgtgcaggaggaggagagcaggctGAACTGTGAGaacctgaacaacaacaacagcaagaggAGCTGCCCGGAGGATTTTGAG CATGATGCCATCTTTGGGATCCTCAACAAAGTGAAACCTTCCTACCAGTCGTGTGCCAGCTGCATGTATTCCTCAGCCAGCACCTCTGCAGAAGCCTTCGGGGAATCGTGTGAGAATCTGCATCCGGTTCCTCCGTGCCACAATTCCACTGTCTGCACGCAGCCCTCATTCCTCTCCCACGGGGCGCCTGTGTTTTTAGAACAGGCACTTCACCAGTCACCTCCTTTGGCCATCCGTGGGGCTAAAGCCAATGCCTTGCCTTTGGAGCTGGTGGAGAGTAACTTGCAGGACGATGATGCTGGGAAACCTTTAGCCAGTTGGCCGTTTGAAACTCTGGAGAAGACCAAAGATATCCCCAAAACCCTGGCTGCGGCCTTGCCTGGTCAGAGGAATTCTCTCTGTGATAGGAATGCCCTCTTCAGCGAAGTCCTGAAAGAGGACTCTTCTCCAAGAAAAGAGGTCAGACAGACCAAGGACCTGAAGTACTTGCTGTTCAGTAAAGATTTAGACAAACCGCCCAACAACAGTTACTTGATGCAGCATCAGGAGTCGCTGATTCAGCTGCAGAAAGCAGGATTGGTTCGGAAGCATACCAAAGAACTAGAGCGCTTGAAGAGCCTTCCCTCGGACACAGTGGGGCAGGCCAAGGAATCTCTGGGGAGCTCAACTGAGGCTGCCATCCCCGAGGAGACTCCTGACTTAGTGGCTCAGCAGCATCCACTCCCTCTTCGAGAACTGCCACAAGACAAAGAAAACAATcctgagaagctgcagaaaacCTTCCTTGCCGCAGGGGTGTCCCAGAAAACCTCCACGCCCATCTTCTGCAAAGCTGACCACATGAGCAGTTTCACCAAGGACTTCCTGAAGACCATTTGCTACACGCCGTCCTCTTCGAGGAGCTCCAACCTCACGCGGAGTTCCAGCAGTGACAGCCTCCACAGCGTGCGAGGGAAGCCTGGCCTGGTCAAGCAGCGGACCCAGGAGATAGAAACCAGGCTGCGGCTGGCTGGGCTGACGGTCTCGTCTCCGCTGAAGCGCTCCAACTCTCTTGCCAAGCTCGGGAGTCTGAACCTGTCCTCAGATGACTTGAGCAGCGATGTGGAGGCATCCGCATTGACAGACCTGAAGGAGGCCAAACTGAGCGAAGCTTCGGTGCCCTGCAACTTACGGTCCACTCTGAAGAATACAGAATTGGGCCCCAGGCTGTCGGGGGAATCCACCGTGGGGAAGCTGAAGAGCActcttggggaggggaaaagttgA